The stretch of DNA GCTGACTCCAAAAACTCCCTACACtcgcgagaaaaaaaaaagaacttacATTCTCCAACTTTCAAAACTGACAAAATCACTATACAACCTTACAACAATATAAGGGTGGTTTTGAGACATGTCATCCTTTCCTTTTTAGTTAAAAACAAGAAATACAAGCATGCATTCATCTCTCCGGAACCGCAGAAGAGAAGACGTGGTATTAATTAGTCGCTGTTGGCCACTTGGCCTTGCACCTGTGGAACTTGGCCTCGTCGGCGCAACCGGCGGGTTTGCTGCACCGGAGGACGACGACGTCGCATGCGCGGTAGTCCGCGACCACGTTGAATCCGTACACCACTAAGGTACCACGCGTACCAATTGCCGGCGACGCCGCCGATTGTGAACTCCGGCAGTATCAGTCCGGTCGATCCCTCGATCGGTAGCACGCAGCTAGCGCATGAAGCCGGCCCAGTCGACAGTCGTCAATGGCCGTGGGAAGGCGGTGCTCGGGGGGCGAGGCAGTACCCCACTACCCCACTGATGACAACACGATTCTCCGCGGCGAGGCGGAGGCAGAACACGTGCAAGTTCAGTTCACTAGACGCTCAGTTCAGCAGATAGCTAGCTTCAGGAGAATAGCGCCGACGCCAGGTAGCAAGGCGGCCTTTTCAGATCACATACTACACAGTACGTGCCGGCCCTTACAGAGGACCTCATGCCGACGTCGTCCATGGCCTCGACGGCGTGTGACAGAAAGGAGTACACGTCCTTGCGGCAAAGAACTTCATGTCCTAGCTCCATCTGTTGCACTGCTTGCCATCCATATGTATCTTGGCCAGGTCTTGTCGCACTCGGCGACTCAATTCGGTCTCAGCTCGTGTTTAGCAACGATCCAATCTAAAGGTAGGTTAACAGTAAACAGGAAATCTGGATGTCACCCCATACCCAATCTAGAGGAAGAGTAGTGCATGTAGTGGATGACATAGGTTAAAAATTTAAATTGCAAAAAGTCTCCATGCCTTGACAAAATTTTGCACATCAAATAAAAGAGCGCATTGAGAAGGTTTAAGAAATAACTACGCATGCAAAGGAACAAATTAATGTCAAATATCAACTGATTTATTAACTGGAAGCAGGCCCTATAAATATTATCAATGAACAAGAGCTGTTTGCACTACCAACAGTACCAAAAAATAGCGAGGATCAACACTCCATGGATCAATGATCAACTCAATACTTCTATTACACATTTCTCTCGGTAAAACATTTATAGCATTTCTGGAAGCTCCTTTCAAAGCCAAACACAAATTAAGCCTGTTCCTTAGTTGAGTCTTTTTTCTGCAAACTTCATGCGATTAAAACTAATCTTCTCTAACTGAACCTGCATAAGGAAAAGCATAAGTTAAAGGTGTATAGCTCATCACAGTGGACATAGAGCAAACAAAAGCAATATATACAGAGACCAAACGGCATTTGTGTGCTGATCATCCTTGTAACAGAAACCCAAAAAATGAACTCTAATGATAGTCTGGAAGCATATATGCATAGTGCAGACCAGGCCCCTTCATATATAGTAGTGCAGGTAAATGTAGACAAAGCTGCCATTGACTGGAGCCCATGCAAAAATGTTAGGTTCAACTGACCCTAGAATGAGTTCTTTTTTATTTGTGCCAGAGAATGCTAAAATATATGCAATCAACAAGAATATGAACGTTCTTGCTCCCACATGTAGGTACATGATTTTTTTCCCCTGATATCTGACCGCAACCGGAAGCAGAAGGCGATAGAAGATGGTTTATGGAAACTGTGTCTTCATGCCTGAGAGAAGTGAAGGCACCAGCTCAGCATGCTGGCTTAAAGTGTCACTGGCAATTGCCTTTTGATCAGTTGGACTCCTTATTACCAGCTAAAGGTAGGACATTGAGCTTTATTTTGTGTTGATGAGAAACAAAGTTTTCAAGAGGGGGAAATAGAGTATTATGAGTTTGCAGTCGAATTATTAGtaagataaaaaaaaacaaggGCCCATGGTGAGCTGGTGTATGGTGTCAGACAAAAAGAGGACAAAGAGCAGTTGTGGAACAACCTaatgctaaggccttgtttagatcacctaaaaattcaaaaaaattttaagattccccatcacatcgaatcttgcggcacatgcatggagaatTAAATTGCTCATAGTGGCCACTTCAATATTATCAAAAAAGATTATAAGAACAAGTTTGGAGCGATCTTTAATAAGTGTAATTCTGGTCCGTCTTCAATGGTTATAGCTGAAGGTAGGACTCTTAAAAGGattgatgaaataaataaaaattaaagGGTGAAACATTTGGTATAATGTCACATCAAAAATATGTAAGATAGAAGTTTGCAACCATAAAGTTTCCTTACCTTAAACAGAACCTGAGCATGAGGTGAAGCCCTTCTGCATTTTAGTAACTCGTTGTAATGAGAAACTGGGCATGCATCCACAGACAATGTACGAAGAAGACTTGCTTTGGACAGAATGCACTTTATGAGAGACAATGGAAGCCACCCTTTATAACTAAGTATTTGTACAACTTGAAGATTTGCACACATGACATCAGTCCACTGTGCAGTTAGGAAGTCATGATTTACATCCCTGTTCGCCCATCGAACCTTCACCAATATAAGTAAAAAGAGAAATCAGTTGTGGTATTAGCAAGATGACTTTCAAAAGCTTTAATGATGAGTATCCCAAAGGCAAACCTTCAATATTACCTCAATTTTAAGTTTTTCAAGGTTAGGAGAGCTCCCTAGTAAGCAAACCATTAATGAAATGCAGTGCACATCAACAAAGTCTATCGACAATTCCATGCTCTTCAAGTTgggcaatgtgaaaggaattGCATCCATCTGAAAATCCCATAGCTGGGAGGGGGGAAAAGGATAAAATTAAAGCAAAGCAATAAAAACTGAACACGACGAGTGTGGAAAGATTGTTGGAACTTTATAGCATTTGAAGCAAGGGAGCATGCACGCAGAATGGTATGCATGGTGCCATGAAACTTGTTTCGTTTATTAAGGCAGGGTTTCAGATCATTTATTTAGTCGAGCAAACCAAGTTTACTACTTTATTATGTTAATAACAATGTATAAAACTGAACTTAATTGTATGCAAATGTAGTAAAATAGTCTGATGATTTTTGTATCACAACATCCACTGTCTCAATCCATATGCATGGTTTAtgccaaacaaacaaaaaacagAATAGGGTATATATACATCAGGGAGCTAGCAATTAAACAATGTATACCGGTAGCTTGAAAATGAGCTCCTGAACTTGGGAAACACTGGCGAGGAACTCTACGCAACCAGCAGGTGCACCCTGATCAGTCATGCGGTGGCCAAAATCAATGCTTGCGTATTGGAGGCGCGGCAGGTCCCCAAATCGCCAGTGAATAATGCCAGACGAAATAATTCCCAGAGTGTCGAGATTGGGCGCCTCAATCACGCAGTTGTTGACGATGTACATGTCCTCAAGGAGGAGGACACGAAGCATGGGTGAAGCACGAATCATGGCCTGCAACTGGCTCCACGGCCTCCACCCCTGGTGGTATTCTGTAAACGCGACAAGCGTGAGGTATAGCTCCTTGAGCACGGGGAAGACGCCGGCGAATCCTCCACCAGGCTGAGGCTGCGGCTGAGGGAGAGGTGGAAGGCGACAGTTCTCTAGGGTGAGGGACACGAGACGATCgcaggagaagatggaggagtgGAGGGTGAggattcctcctcctcctccgtacTTGTTGTTGAAGATGGAGATGGACTCGACGCAGCGGCGGGAGAGCGCGACGAGCCAGTCGCCGACGTGGGAGTGGGAGGCGAGTGCATGACCGGTGTGGAAGGCGAAACGGGAGACGCTGGGACCTGCGTAGCGGCGGAGTACGCCGTCGATGGCCGAGGGGGGCGTACCGTCGGGGAAGGAGAGGGCGAGCCCGGGGAGGGTCTCCCATCGGCGGCGCCAGGCGTGGGAGATCGCGGAGGACGAGGCGCGTCAGGATGTCGTCCTGCAGGTGTTCCGGGAGGGAGGACAGAAGGTccatcgccggcggcggcggcggatccaTCTCCCTGGCCTGGCGACAGCCGTCAATAGCGTCAAGAAGGAGAGCGAGGCCTTCAATTCGCGACGCCCTGGTTTGTTTCAACCCTATTTTTCCAGAGCAGAAGCCATCgagattgagagagatgagTTAGGACTCTCCAACTGGGGACAGCACGGACTGGGTATAAAATTTAAGAAAATGTTTATTTAATTAGAATGAGCAGCTTTGAGATATGTACGGTACACAATTTTTTAAGACAATAAGTTTTGGAGCATTTCTCTATCTTTTATATGACTTGCAAAATATTAATTATTGCGAGTTGAGACAAAAGCTAGCCTCTCTCTCATGGGCAGCCAACAGGCTGCCAAAAAGCCGACAGACGGATAGTTCAGCTCAGTTATCTTTATAAGTTTAATTATTTTTGTATTTGCAATTTATATTAGTCCTAGATAGGTTATTTAGCAAAAGAGATAAAGTAGAAAAGACATAAATATCTGTAGACTCTATTAATATAATCAAAcaatgaattatgaagaaaAAATTCTAGTCTtcctcaatctctcaagctcaTGACAAAGCATAAGACCTAGTTATCTATTCAAAATACCCAAATATCCATCATAACATCTGGTATCCAGAGCAAGGTTTTAAATAGGGGGCTAAGCTGTTTAGCAGCTTATGTCTAAAATAGCTAATAATGGAGCTAAATTGGGCTATAGCGAAATATAGCGGCTAAATTGTACATGAACATAAATAGCAGTACCTTGTCTCAAAAGGCTATAGCGGGCTATAACAGCAGCTATGCGAGAGATTTAAAACTATGATCCAGAGTCAGCCGATCCTCTCCACCTCCACCGAACTGCAACTCTCCACCCGATCCATATCCACCACCCAGGTGCCGCGTCGTCGTTCCGCCcacccgccgccaccaccaaccGCTATTCCGCCCACCCGCCGCCACCTCCAGCCACCGCGCCGCCGCCCCACAGTCAACATCCCGGCGGACCCTCGGCCGTTGTTCCACCACCCGGTGCCGCCACCCCATCATGTCCAACCGCCGTGCCACCATCACGCGCCGCCGCCATGGGAGACGCCATTGACCTGAACGCGTCCCTGGAGGCCCTCACCAAGGCCGTCGCCGCCCTGCAGTCCACGATCGAGGCCATCGCCAACTTCACCAACGCCTGCACCTCTCCATCGAGCACCAAGCCAGGCTCCGATGAGCACCTCCAAGACTGGCCGGCCCAACACTGGCGGTCTCATTTTCCGCATTATGATGGCAAGACTGACCCACTCATGTTCATCAATCGATGTGAGTCGTTCTCTCTTCATCAGCGGATCATGGAAGAGGAGAAGGTCTGGATGGCCAGCCGCCATCTAGAGGAGAGCGCTAAGGTGTGGTATACCCACATCCAGCAAGACGAAGGTACGCCATGATGGCGCAGATTCTCGGCGCTGCTCCAACTGCATTTTGAGCCGCCTCTCAGTACCATCGCTCTCGATGTGTTCATATAGTCTCCAACAGCGCGTTCTATGGTTGACTCTCCTGATAACTTTGCAGCATTGCTTCCACACGAAAGCATCGTGTTAGAGCTACAGCTAGCAGAGGCCACCACAGCGGTCGGTCCCACATGCCGGGCCCCTAACTCCCACAAGCAGGCCGGTGCTACCTCCTTTTGTCATCAACATGGCCAAGAAACAAGCAGCGGTGCGACTACAAGCAGCGATCGATGCGAGGTTTTCTTGTCCGTCGTATGGTGTGGAAGATGCACATGCTCCTCAGCTCATCGCTATCGTGTGTGTTCATCCACTCGGCCTCACCGACACATCCTGCCGCTCCAATTGAAGTGGAGGTCCAAGTATGGGCACTTCCAGTACGGCGAACAAGCAGCACCCTCCAGCATTGGGCATCAATGGCTATGGCTATCTCATTCATCCTTTTTCCTGCCGTGGTGCTTCACAAATCCAACATAAGAGTAGACTATTTCACGCTCCACCCTTCCACTCCAATGAAGCCAGCGGAGGCGCTCTTCCCATGGGATCCAGGACGCTCTCGGCACCTTCCTCGACCActatcactgcagctcaaggatgaGCTGGTCCTCAAGGGAGGGGGAGATGTCATGGGCAGCCAACAGCCTGCCAGGGCCGACGGACTGATAGTTAGGCCCAGTTATCTTTATAAGTTTAATTATCTTTGCATTTGCAATTTATATTAGTCCTAGATAGCTTATTTAGCAAAAGAGGTGAAGTAGAAGGGACATAAATATCTGTAGACTCTATTGATATAATcaagcaatgaattatgaagaaataattctagtctccctcaatctctcaagctcttctcaaagcataaggcctagttatctatCCAAAATACCCACCTCCCACCTCGTTCAtaacacactctctctctctctctgggaACAGAACGATTTGGTATATTCATTTATATATGTAGGCAGAATTGTTGCACCTTATGAATTTCTAAACTGAGAACAAGAGGAGAGATTCACCAGAACTGAGACTAAATTGGGATGATTCATGTGATCTTATTGACCAACGAGTTATTTCATTCAGAGACTGCTTGTCAAACTTTCCTCACCAAGTTTCGCGCCGCCTAATAATAAGATCGAACATGTTATGTTGGTGATGTGGCCATCTGTGGCAGTCATCTTATTTTTCCTAGTACAAATACAGATGGGCGCAACTAATGATCAGTTGCTCTGCTACTGTGCTACATGCTTGTGATTTGGGTTAGTTTTGACCATGTTGCTTCTTGTAAGCCTAAACAACTCTGAACCAAGTGTATTAATTTGTTGGTGCCTCCGACGAATGTACCGAAGGAAAGAATGAAATTAGAAAATGTGTGGTGAGCTAGTTTTCGTTGCAAACAATGAGCTACAGGTTGGATTTTACTTTGGGGCTTGCGCTCATTCAGAACGGGGGCTATAAACTAAACCGGCCAATTTGGCATTTAAATGGGCTCAATCTCAAGTCCAATTTTATCTCCATAAATTAGAAAACTAGAGTTTTCAAACTatttaaaattttgaaactatACTGGCTAAGACGCCTCGGCGTCCAGCCCACAGCAGCGACCACATCCGACATCGGGGCTCGTCGTTGTGCTGTCGCTGCCCTTGTTGTCGCCGTCTGCTTCCATGCTCTCTCCGTCCGCGGACCGGTTCTACCCATCCCTGGGCAGGCGCACGAAGAACCGCTGGTGGGCAGATGATGACAACGACGAGTCTGACAACGAACGTCCCTCGACCTACCTAGAGGCCGCTCACCGACCGGCGAGGCCAGCTGTGGTCTCCCCTGTGCACGCGGAAATTCATCTGGCAGCTGCTCCGGGGCGTGGCGGGGTGGATACCGGACAGAAGCATGCGCGGCGGCGAAGTAGGCGCAGCCAGCTGCGCCCCTAGCTAGTACACGGTCTGCTAGCCCGACCAGTGGACGGTCGGGCACCCGCCCGCCTGCGCCTTGGCACGCGGAGGCGGGTCTCTGCCCCCAACGCCGATGGATGGCGTGAGATTCTACCCCGACAGGACGAGGGATCTGCATTTGCCTCGGTTGAGCGTCACCACGACTCCGGTCCGTGCACGCAAGCTCATAAGATTCCCGCACATTTCCGCGGCAGATGCTTCAACTGCCTCTCCCACCACGTGGTGACTTGCCGCGTACCGCGACACGGTCTACATTGCCGCAGTCTTGGCCACCTCACTAGGGATTGTTCTCGGTCCAAGGCAGCACCAAATGGTGGGAGCCGGCCTCGCCATGCTCGTGCCGCCACCACCGGCCCTCCCAGCGAACGTCCCTCGGTGGTACACCAACCGCAAATGGGGCCAAGatggagacgacgacgacgccacgGTGGTAAGCTGATGGCGGTCATCACGGGAGACAAGCCACCCGCCTCCACCGAAGACGCCACTGCTTCGACTTGCTTCCTCGAGCCTGACCCTTTGGCGGCCACACTCTGCTAGCGTGCTAGTGCCCCTGCTTTGCTCGTCTCGGTCCACCCGATGCTGGATGAGCTTGCCGCCCTCCTCGTTGCCGGTCCCAGGGCACCATAGGCTCCTGGCTGCCTATCACAGGGCCGGGACAAGCCTCGTTGTGGGACCCTATGTCGATGGCCTCTCAGTGCACGATGGACCATGAGTCGCCTCCACCGTCTCCTATGTGGGGCACACTGATGGGTGCTGTGGCGCTGACGGATGAGGACTCACCATCCCCTAGGGAGGCTGCACAACAATTGGCTAGGTTCACCGAGAAGGTGGTGATGATGAGGGAGCCACCGCTGATCAGCGCCCCTCCCAAGCAGAAGACGCCACCCAAGCGGACTTTGCCCCTTCGAAGCAGTCGGATGGCTGCTCAAAAGATGGACCACATCCCGGCATCCAAGCATAGCGAATTTCTGCTCAAGAAGAAGTTGGAGCTCCTAGAACCTTTGGCACCGCCTTCCTCAACGGCCAAGCGTTCCTACGAGTCCTACTTCAAGGGCAACCTCTTGACTGCTGAAGTTGAGGCCCTCGGCGAGCTGTTCCCAGCTTGCAGAGGGTTGCGTCTGTAGTTAGGTTGATCCCAGTGGATCCTAGGGTTGTCATTTTAAAAATGTAGCCCCTTTAGGTTCGGTCGGGTCGAGAACGACCACTCTTGTATTTTATTTGTCTCTCTCTTCTTAATACAATGATACAATGATACACAATGCTCTtggcgtattcgagaaaaaaaacatGGCGCCACATCTGACACGAGGGAGATAAATTGGACTTTACAATATTTCAAAGGTCAACTAGacatcataaaaatatatcttTTTTTTGAAGAAAAGTGCAAATATTTTTATTGATATGCATTTAAAACATACATGCTGAATTAATCGCGAGAGATAAAGGACAAGCTGGAAAATTCTTTTAAAAACATGCATGCCGATTCCCttaggccttctttagtttacctcaaaattcaaaagtttttcaagattctctggtacatcaaatcttgtggcatatgcatagagaactaaatatagacgaaaacaaaaactatttacacaatttgtctgtaatttacgagatgaatcttttgagtctacttagtctatagttggataatagttgtcaaatacaaacgaaagtgctacagtaaaaactttttggaactaaacaaggccttaacaagTAGGCTTATCTGGTCCCAGCTGGGGTCATAAAAGAATCAATTTTTAGAATCCATACTCAAAATTTGActaatttatagaaaagagtaacaacatctatgatataaaatacgcatcttatgaaaatatattttatgataaatctaatgatattaatttgatatcataaatcttagtattttttagaaatgtttgacttaagataactctagaaattgattcttttgtGGACACAAGAGTATAATTTTGCTATGTTTTAGTgcagtttttagttttgtagaAATTGGCCACCTAATCTGCCTTAGGAAATCTTTTTCAGAGGCAGTTTCCTTGCCTACTTCTGAAGATCACCTGTTCTTTTGATTGTTGTCAAACCATGAGATGTAGTTCATCAGCTCGTGTGCCTCTAGatttatggatttgtgataataTAATAACTCTAAATGTATGGATTTGAGGTTATGGATTTGTGGATTTGTGATAATATTATAACTCTAAATGTATGGATTTATGGCTGTGGATTGGATGAAACAAGTACTTCATTATGTGTTCATGTGTGAATTTAAATTTGAAATATTTGtatatttgaatttgaatataaatatatatttgaaTTCAAATATGAAACTGCTCTCATATAATCTTCCCTACAGTTCTAATTCATAGGGAAAGACTTCTAAGGAAACTACTTTACACCCTGGCTACCTTTCCACGTCAGGACTGGCTGTGCCTTCTAAGGAAATTTCCCTAGGAGGTCGAGGCCCTAGGGAAAGAATGTTTCCCTACGGTTTTTTGCCAAAACCGTAGGGGAACACTCCCTTTCCCGTCGAATTCCTCTCTAGGGGTCTTTCCCTACGAAATACCCTAGGGAACATGTTTTCCTACCGTTTTTTGGCGTTTCCCTAGGAATACTAACTCTAGGGAAACTTGTCAATTGTAGTAGTGTCGTTTCCTTGCCTACTTCTGAGGATCACCTGTTTTCTCGAGACAATACAAGATATACGCGGACTAAAAAAACGCCTGTAAAATCCATTGCACCCGCCTCTATAAATTATTTTTGTACTGGCGACAATTATATGTAGATTTAATATTAGAAAAAAAATGCAATTAGACCTTGGATGAAGTTCTTGCATTGCTCCGATCCGTACCCAGCAAGCATCGGAATTGCAGTAGCCCAACAAATCCAAATGAATAATCCTGGATTGTCTGTTGCCTCCTCAACCTTCGTAGAGGAAAAGCAAATTGAAAGCATAATACTTAGACGACTGGCAAAGAATAAAGAGACTGCCTGCCGACACGCAAAGTTTATTCAAGGAGCAATTGTATATGCATCCAAAGTGTGTCTTGTACTCTCAAAAGCACTGTTTGTACTAAAGAAGAAACCCCAGCATGTCTTCTGGTAATATTGCAGCCTTCAGAAGACCTGATCGATCACAGCTCTGGAGGCACGCAAGGATCCAGAAGGAACAGAGCTCTGGAGGAACGCCAAGGAAGCTCAAACAGAGCCTTGGAAAACAGAAGCAACAGAAAATATGGTACGTCATGTGTCACGGAAACTAATTTGTCTGTTGAAGTGATTTAATTAGCATCATATATTTATTTAAGCCACAGGGTCGTTAACTCTGCCATATAATACTGTTTgtgttcttgcactttgaaaatGTAATAACTTGACTTGTCTCCATCTCATAGTCATACATAGGATTAAGGAAAATGCCAAGATTACTCCTTTCAAGTTATATCCGCATAACCCTCTAAACCAATATAGATTTGGTTCAATTTATTCCCCAAACAAGTTACTTTGGTCGGTACAATTTGCTACTTCACAACACAAGATATGTTTTATTTTGATGCCTAATGCTTCTCTAGAATAGAGGTCGATTAGTTACTTGTGTAGATTGGTTTATATATTCTTTTCCCCCTTCATCATGAACTCTGCTTGTAGTTAAATCGCCATTCAAGATTTATGACacttcttcttcttattcttCTTCTTCGAAAGGTGGACTACCGCCGATTTGGAAATATGGGTCAACAACACTTGGTACATAATGCCACCTCAACAAGctttttgcatcagctcagaGATCTGTGGGGGAGTCCTAGGGGGACAGTGCTACGAATTGAGGCATTAGCACTAGTGGCCATCCTTCTCTCCTTTTTCCTTGCTGCCTTTGGGACCTGCCGCCGCTGGTCCAATAGTTGGATCATCCAAAAGGGCTTCTTAGCTGCCAATGCATTGTTTCTGTCCTTGGGGACATACAGCATTGGTCTAATGCAGTCCTCGCAGGTGAAGAGTGAGATGTACCCCATATGGGCAGTATCCTTACTGGCCCTCCTTTGCTGCGTCGACTCGGCCAGCATGTCCGGCATCGGCAATGAGGGCCAGATCTGGAAGCTGCTATATCAGCTTTGCCTCTACTTCGGGTATGTCGTACTAATGAGCGTCTCAACCATCTCCAGTGATATTGGAAACATTGCCATCTGTGTGCTGTCTGCCGTGACTTTGATCAAGGGATTTCATAGGTCCATGGCGGTATTCGTGCTGCCGAGTTCTATGCGGAACGCGATCAGAGAGGTTCCAGCACATATCATGGCTAGAAGATGTTCTTTCGGAGATCATGATGAACGAAGTGAGTTGCCAGTAGATATGAAACTTGACGTAATGGTTGAGGATGGGGTTGTCTATGAGGTTTCCATGATTGATGTAGCTTCCATGATCTTGAGGTGCAGGAATGCAAACTTGAAGGTAGAATCAGACCTCCGTGCCTGCAAGGACGTGTGCTTCTCCTTGTCTCTGTCTCATTTGCTGCAGCGGCGTCTCCTTGGGTCATCAAGCAGCAGCGCTGAACCGACAGAGACAACAATGAGCAGCACAGAGCCCTTGGTTGAAAGCTACAAGAGGGCTTTCAAGATCGTCGAGGTTGAGTTAGCCTTCATGTACGATGTGTTGTACACCAGCAACGCATTCCTCCACTACTACGAAGCGAGAAGCTGCAGCATCTGGGCAGTTGCTTCGGTTCTTGGGATCTGTTTTGTTGGGGCAGTGGCTGTCGTGCCTGGGGCAAGGACTACCCGGCATGCTT from Sorghum bicolor cultivar BTx623 chromosome 8, Sorghum_bicolor_NCBIv3, whole genome shotgun sequence encodes:
- the LOC8060153 gene encoding uncharacterized protein LOC8060153 yields the protein MDAIPFTLPNLKSMELSIDFVDVHCISLMVCLLGSSPNLEKLKIEVRWANRDVNHDFLTAQWTDVMCANLQVVQILSYKGWLPLSLIKCILSKASLLRTLSVDACPVSHYNELLKCRRASPHAQVLFKVQLEKISFNRMKFAEKRLN